The Eubacteriaceae bacterium Marseille-Q4139 genome has a window encoding:
- a CDS encoding acetyl-CoA carboxylase carboxyltransferase subunit beta, which translates to MLKDMFKKTYTKIDTIYHRGSDGREAAKDGSSPAIPEGLWRKCNKCGKPIYTEDVRNNYYICPKCGGYFRVHAYRRIEMTADEGSFEEWEETMPVSNPLNFPGYEKKLAAAREKTKLNEAIVTGKAMIGGYPAVLGVCDARFLMSSMGHNVGEKIARAVERATEEKLPVILFACSGGARMQEGLVSLMQMAKTAAALKRHHEAGQLFVSVLTDPTTGGVTASFAMLGDIILAEPNALIGFAGPRVIEQTIGQKLPEGFQRSEFLLEHGFIDKIVKREEMKETLIHILRLHSSEPGPEVYAEQETEGKAASGGIGAGILGAAGRVRRKAGNTAEGPKTAWDSVLLSRKSDRLVASDYIHALFDGFMEFHGDRYFKDDGAVIGGIASFHGIPVTVIGQEKGRTTKDNILRNFGMPSPEGYRKALRLMKQAECFGRPIICFVDTPGAFCGIEAEERGQGEAIARNLFEMASLKVPVLSLVIGEGGSGGALALAVANEVWMMENAIYSVLSPEGFASILWKDSKKADEAARVMKITARDLKKLGLIERVIPEEVPASKESLPAIREILDTAVAEFLETYGAMDGEALANQRYDRFRRI; encoded by the coding sequence ATGTTAAAAGACATGTTTAAAAAGACATATACAAAAATTGATACCATTTACCACCGCGGTTCCGACGGCAGGGAAGCGGCAAAGGACGGTTCTTCCCCGGCCATTCCCGAGGGACTGTGGCGGAAATGCAACAAGTGCGGAAAGCCGATCTATACCGAAGATGTCCGAAACAATTACTATATCTGCCCGAAATGCGGCGGCTATTTCCGGGTTCATGCCTACCGCAGGATCGAAATGACCGCTGACGAGGGAAGCTTTGAGGAATGGGAGGAGACCATGCCGGTTTCCAACCCGTTAAACTTCCCGGGCTATGAAAAGAAGCTGGCGGCAGCCAGGGAGAAGACGAAGCTCAACGAGGCCATTGTGACGGGGAAGGCCATGATTGGCGGATATCCGGCAGTTCTCGGCGTCTGCGACGCCAGGTTCCTCATGAGCAGCATGGGGCACAATGTGGGCGAAAAAATTGCCCGGGCCGTGGAGCGGGCCACTGAGGAAAAGCTCCCGGTGATCCTGTTCGCATGTTCCGGCGGCGCCAGGATGCAGGAGGGGCTTGTGTCCTTGATGCAGATGGCGAAGACGGCCGCGGCCTTAAAGCGTCATCATGAGGCCGGACAGCTTTTCGTGAGCGTCCTCACCGACCCGACCACCGGCGGCGTGACGGCCAGCTTTGCCATGCTCGGCGATATTATTTTAGCGGAGCCAAACGCCTTAATCGGCTTTGCAGGCCCCCGGGTCATCGAGCAGACCATCGGCCAGAAGCTCCCGGAGGGCTTCCAGCGTTCTGAGTTCCTTTTGGAGCACGGCTTCATTGATAAGATCGTGAAGCGGGAGGAGATGAAGGAGACCCTGATCCACATCCTGCGGCTCCACAGCAGCGAGCCGGGGCCGGAGGTCTATGCGGAACAGGAGACAGAAGGAAAGGCGGCGTCCGGCGGCATTGGAGCCGGGATTCTCGGCGCGGCAGGCCGCGTCCGCAGGAAGGCCGGGAACACGGCCGAAGGGCCGAAGACGGCCTGGGATTCTGTCCTGCTTTCGAGAAAATCCGACCGTCTTGTGGCGTCTGACTATATTCATGCGCTGTTTGACGGCTTCATGGAATTCCACGGCGACCGGTATTTTAAAGACGACGGTGCCGTTATCGGCGGCATCGCAAGCTTCCACGGGATTCCCGTGACCGTCATTGGCCAGGAAAAGGGCCGCACGACGAAGGACAATATTTTGAGAAACTTCGGAATGCCGTCGCCGGAGGGCTACCGGAAGGCGCTGCGTCTGATGAAGCAGGCAGAGTGCTTCGGGCGCCCGATCATCTGCTTTGTGGATACGCCGGGCGCGTTCTGCGGCATCGAGGCCGAGGAGCGCGGGCAGGGCGAAGCCATTGCGAGGAACCTTTTTGAGATGGCGTCCTTAAAGGTGCCGGTTCTGTCGCTGGTGATCGGGGAAGGCGGAAGCGGCGGCGCGCTGGCGCTGGCCGTTGCCAACGAGGTCTGGATGATGGAGAACGCCATTTATTCCGTCCTCTCGCCGGAGGGCTTTGCGTCGATCCTTTGGAAAGACAGCAAGAAGGCGGATGAGGCAGCCAGGGTCATGAAAATCACAGCCAGGGATCTGAAAAAACTCGGGCTCATCGAACGGGTGATTCCGGAGGAGGTTCCGGCAAGCAAGGAGAGCCTGCCTGCCATTCGTGAAATCCTCGATACGGCCGTGGCAGAATTTTTGGAGACCTACGGCGCCATGGACGGCGAGGCGCTTGCAAATCAGCGGTATGACAGATTCCGGAGAATTTAG
- a CDS encoding acetyl-CoA carboxylase biotin carboxylase subunit has translation MFQKILIANRGEIAVRIIRACREMGIKTVAVYSEADREALHTLLADEAICIGPAPSTESYLDMERILTACVAMKADAIHPGFGFLSENARFAELCEKCSIRFIGPSAEIINKMGNKSEARKTMMEAGVPVVPGSKEPVHTAEDGLKTAKEIGFPVMIKASSGGGGKGMRISRSEEDFESNFLNAQMESIKGFSDDTMYIERYVENPRHIEFQIMADSYGNVVHLGERDCSIQRRHQKVLEESPSPAISDTLRKQMGETAVRAAKAVGYENAGTIEFLLDKNKNFYFMEMNTRIQVEHPVTEAVTDLDLVKEQIRIAAGEKLSFSQEDVKISGHAIECRINAENPEKKFMPCPGLITDIHLPGGRGVRVDTAVYNNYRIPANYDSMILKLIVHDKDRESAIAKMRSALGELVIEGITTNLDFQYEIINDPDFQAGDVDTDFIPSHFPEYCR, from the coding sequence ATGTTTCAGAAAATTCTGATTGCGAACCGCGGCGAGATCGCGGTAAGGATTATCCGCGCGTGCCGGGAAATGGGGATCAAGACGGTGGCCGTCTACTCCGAGGCAGACAGAGAGGCGCTCCATACGCTTTTGGCCGACGAGGCCATCTGCATCGGGCCTGCGCCTTCAACGGAGAGCTACCTGGACATGGAGCGGATCCTGACGGCCTGCGTGGCCATGAAGGCAGACGCCATCCATCCGGGCTTCGGCTTCCTCTCCGAGAACGCCAGGTTTGCGGAACTCTGCGAAAAATGCAGCATCCGCTTCATCGGCCCGTCGGCGGAAATCATCAACAAGATGGGAAATAAGTCCGAGGCGAGAAAGACCATGATGGAGGCCGGCGTCCCGGTGGTTCCTGGAAGCAAGGAGCCGGTGCATACGGCTGAGGACGGGCTTAAGACGGCAAAGGAAATCGGTTTCCCGGTCATGATTAAGGCGTCCAGCGGCGGCGGCGGAAAGGGGATGCGGATCTCCCGCTCCGAGGAGGATTTCGAGTCCAACTTCCTCAATGCCCAGATGGAGTCCATTAAGGGCTTTTCCGACGACACCATGTACATCGAGCGGTACGTGGAGAACCCGCGCCACATCGAATTTCAGATCATGGCTGACAGCTATGGAAACGTGGTGCATTTAGGTGAGAGGGACTGTTCCATCCAGAGGCGCCACCAGAAGGTGCTTGAGGAGTCGCCGTCCCCGGCCATTTCCGATACGCTCAGAAAACAGATGGGCGAGACGGCTGTCCGCGCAGCGAAGGCCGTGGGCTATGAAAATGCCGGCACCATCGAGTTCCTTTTAGATAAAAATAAAAATTTCTACTTCATGGAAATGAACACCAGGATTCAGGTGGAACATCCCGTAACCGAGGCGGTGACGGATCTTGACCTGGTAAAAGAGCAGATCCGCATCGCGGCCGGCGAAAAGCTTTCGTTCTCCCAGGAGGACGTAAAGATTTCCGGCCATGCCATTGAATGCAGGATCAACGCCGAGAACCCGGAGAAAAAGTTCATGCCATGCCCGGGCCTGATTACGGACATCCACCTGCCCGGCGGACGGGGCGTCCGCGTGGATACGGCAGTGTACAACAATTACCGGATCCCGGCGAACTACGATTCCATGATTTTAAAGCTCATTGTCCATGACAAGGACAGGGAATCCGCCATCGCAAAAATGCGGAGCGCCCTCGGCGAGCTGGTGATCGAGGGGATCACGACGAACCTGGATTTCCAGTATGAAATCATCAACGACCCGGACTTCCAGGCGGGAGATGTGGATACGGATTTCATCCCGAGCCATTTTCCGGAGTATTGCAGGTAA
- the fabZ gene encoding 3-hydroxyacyl-ACP dehydratase FabZ, which translates to MLGIKEIQEIIPHRHPFLLIDCVEELEPGVGAVGYKSVTYNEPFFAGHFPQEPVMPGVLIVEALAQTGAVAILSLEENKGKTAYFGGMNNVKFKKKVVPGDRLRLECKIIKRKGPVGIGSAVATVDGKVAVSAELTFMIG; encoded by the coding sequence ATGTTAGGAATCAAGGAAATTCAGGAGATTATCCCCCACCGCCATCCATTCCTGCTCATTGACTGTGTGGAAGAGCTGGAGCCGGGCGTCGGCGCCGTGGGCTATAAATCCGTGACATACAACGAGCCGTTTTTTGCGGGCCACTTTCCCCAGGAGCCGGTGATGCCGGGCGTCCTGATCGTGGAAGCCCTTGCCCAGACAGGCGCTGTGGCGATTTTGAGCCTGGAGGAAAACAAGGGGAAAACCGCATATTTCGGCGGCATGAACAACGTAAAGTTTAAGAAAAAGGTGGTTCCCGGCGACAGGCTGCGCCTGGAATGCAAAATTATCAAGAGAAAAGGCCCGGTAGGAATCGGCAGCGCTGTGGCGACCGTGGACGGCAAGGTCGCGGTATCCGCAGAGCTCACGTTTATGATTGGTTAG
- the accB gene encoding acetyl-CoA carboxylase biotin carboxyl carrier protein, with protein MEIKDMIELMKAVSENALTSFELEQGDLKITMKREKKVVTPTVQVVGAPAVPAVPAELLSGQTAGVMPAAQTADPADSVSGGTEAAVFGDVASDKVVTSPLVGTFYSSPSPDAENFVKVGDTVKKGQVLGIVEAMKLMNEIESEYDGIVDAILVKNEEVVEYGQPLFRIR; from the coding sequence ATGGAAATTAAAGATATGATCGAGCTTATGAAGGCCGTTTCCGAAAACGCCCTCACAAGCTTTGAGTTAGAGCAGGGTGATTTAAAAATCACCATGAAAAGAGAGAAAAAAGTCGTAACGCCGACGGTTCAGGTAGTCGGCGCCCCGGCCGTACCGGCTGTACCGGCCGAGCTTTTATCCGGCCAGACGGCAGGCGTGATGCCGGCGGCCCAGACGGCAGATCCGGCAGACAGCGTATCCGGCGGGACAGAGGCAGCCGTATTCGGCGATGTGGCTTCCGATAAAGTCGTCACCAGCCCGCTTGTGGGCACCTTCTATTCCTCTCCGTCCCCGGATGCAGAGAATTTCGTGAAGGTGGGCGACACGGTGAAAAAAGGCCAGGTACTCGGCATTGTCGAGGCCATGAAGTTAATGAATGAGATCGAGAGCGAGTACGACGGAATTGTGGACGCAATCCTTGTAAAGAACGAGGAGGTCGTGGAGTACGGCCAGCCGTTATTCCGCATCCGTTAA
- the fabF gene encoding beta-ketoacyl-ACP synthase II, whose product MNRVVVTGMGAITPIGNDVESFWEGLKNKKIGFGPITYFDTTEYKAKVAAEVKDFDPKQYMDPKAARRMELFSQYAVAASAQALKDAGIDMEKEDPYRVGVCVSSGIGSLQAVEREYKKLMEKGPSRVNPLLVPLMISNMAAGNVSIQFGLKGKSLNVVTACATGTHSIGEAMRSIQHGEADVMVAGGAEASITPIGVAGFCGLTALSTSEDPARASIPFDKERNGFVMGEGAGVVILESLEHAKARGAKIYAEVVGYGATSDAFHITSPAEDGSGAARAMENAMNEAGIKPEQIDYVNAHGTATHHNDLFETKAIKLALGDHAYKVKINSTKSMVGHLLGAAGGVEFITCVKSIEEGFVHATAGLLVDDPECDLDYTKGDGVNMDITYAISNSLGFGGHNASLLVKKFEE is encoded by the coding sequence ATGAACAGAGTTGTAGTAACCGGAATGGGAGCCATCACCCCGATTGGCAACGACGTGGAATCGTTTTGGGAAGGCTTGAAAAACAAAAAAATCGGTTTCGGCCCCATCACATATTTTGATACCACAGAATATAAGGCGAAGGTTGCGGCTGAGGTCAAGGATTTTGACCCGAAGCAGTACATGGATCCGAAGGCCGCCAGACGGATGGAGCTGTTTTCCCAGTATGCGGTTGCTGCATCTGCCCAGGCCTTAAAGGATGCCGGCATTGACATGGAAAAGGAAGACCCGTACCGCGTCGGCGTCTGTGTGAGCTCCGGAATCGGAAGCCTCCAGGCCGTAGAGCGCGAATATAAAAAGCTCATGGAGAAAGGGCCGTCCCGCGTCAACCCGCTTCTCGTACCGCTTATGATCAGCAACATGGCGGCCGGGAATGTGTCCATCCAGTTCGGCTTAAAGGGAAAAAGCTTAAACGTCGTGACGGCATGCGCCACAGGCACCCACTCCATCGGTGAGGCCATGCGCTCCATCCAGCACGGCGAGGCAGACGTGATGGTGGCAGGCGGCGCTGAGGCCAGCATCACCCCCATCGGCGTCGCAGGCTTCTGCGGGCTGACGGCGCTCTCCACCTCCGAGGATCCGGCCAGGGCGTCCATCCCCTTCGATAAAGAGAGAAATGGCTTCGTCATGGGCGAGGGCGCAGGTGTCGTAATCCTGGAGTCCTTAGAGCATGCAAAGGCCAGAGGCGCAAAGATTTATGCCGAGGTCGTCGGCTACGGCGCCACCTCCGATGCGTTCCATATCACGTCCCCGGCAGAGGATGGAAGCGGCGCTGCAAGGGCCATGGAAAACGCCATGAACGAGGCAGGCATTAAACCGGAGCAGATCGACTACGTGAACGCCCACGGAACGGCCACCCATCACAACGACTTATTCGAGACGAAGGCCATCAAGCTGGCCCTCGGCGACCATGCATATAAAGTAAAAATCAACTCCACCAAGTCCATGGTGGGCCATCTTCTCGGCGCGGCAGGCGGCGTGGAATTTATCACCTGCGTGAAATCCATCGAGGAGGGCTTTGTCCATGCGACGGCAGGCCTTCTTGTGGACGACCCGGAGTGCGACTTGGACTACACCAAGGGCGACGGCGTGAACATGGACATCACCTACGCCATCAGCAACTCCCTGGGCTTCGGCGGCCACAACGCCAGCCTTTTAGTGAAGAAATTTGAGGAATAA
- the fabG gene encoding 3-oxoacyl-[acyl-carrier-protein] reductase, with translation MNLSGKVALVTGASRGIGRQIAVTLAGYGAAVIVNYNGSEAKAAEAVEEIAANGGTAEAIQCSVSDYEKAGEMISGIVKKYGHLDIVVNNAGITRDNLIMKMSEEDFDAVIDTNLKGAFNCTKHVARQMLKQKSGRIINISSVSGVMGNAGQANYCASKAGLIGLTKSVARELGSRGITVNAVAPGFIKTEMTDVLPEDVKKAMGEQIPLKRFGETKDIAETVAFLASEGAAYITGQVISVDGGMAM, from the coding sequence ATGAATCTGAGTGGAAAAGTCGCCCTGGTGACAGGCGCGAGCCGCGGCATCGGCCGTCAGATCGCAGTGACCCTCGCCGGATACGGCGCGGCCGTCATCGTAAACTACAACGGGTCTGAGGCAAAGGCTGCCGAGGCAGTGGAAGAAATCGCGGCAAACGGCGGAACGGCCGAGGCGATCCAGTGCAGCGTATCGGACTATGAAAAAGCAGGAGAAATGATCTCCGGCATCGTAAAAAAATACGGCCATCTCGATATCGTAGTGAACAACGCGGGCATCACCCGTGACAACCTGATTATGAAAATGTCGGAGGAAGACTTCGACGCGGTCATCGACACCAACTTAAAGGGCGCCTTTAACTGCACAAAGCACGTGGCGCGCCAGATGTTAAAGCAGAAGAGCGGCCGCATCATCAACATTTCCTCGGTTTCCGGCGTCATGGGAAACGCCGGCCAGGCAAACTACTGTGCTTCCAAGGCCGGCCTGATCGGGCTTACAAAGTCTGTGGCAAGGGAGCTTGGGAGCCGCGGGATCACGGTAAACGCCGTTGCGCCCGGCTTTATTAAGACCGAGATGACAGACGTCCTTCCCGAGGACGTGAAAAAGGCAATGGGAGAGCAGATCCCCCTTAAGAGATTCGGAGAGACGAAGGACATTGCGGAAACCGTCGCATTCCTGGCGTCTGAGGGAGCCGCCTACATCACCGGCCAGGTGATTTCCGTGGACGGCGGCATGGCGATGTAG
- the fabD gene encoding ACP S-malonyltransferase — translation MGKTAFIFPGQGAQYCGMGQDFYENSKTAKAVFDRATELLGFSMPELCFEKNDRLDITEYTQAAMVTVSVAMMKVMEEQGFRPDVAAGLSLGEYPALVAAGVMSADDAILTVRKRGILMQEAVPAGIGGMSAVLGMTAEQINEVVDPIENVQVANYNCPGQIVISGKKEAVEEASEKLKEAGARRVLPLNVSGPFHSHLLEDAGKKLGEYLENVTISEPVIPYVANVTAQYVTSAADVKPLLKKQVSSSVRWQQSVETMLADGVDRFIEIGPGKTLSGFIKKIDKGAAVLNIEKLEDLEKLK, via the coding sequence ATGGGCAAGACAGCGTTTATTTTTCCGGGACAGGGCGCGCAGTATTGCGGCATGGGCCAGGACTTTTATGAAAATTCAAAGACGGCGAAGGCGGTTTTCGACAGGGCAACAGAGCTTTTAGGCTTTTCCATGCCGGAGCTCTGCTTTGAGAAGAACGACCGTCTCGACATTACGGAATACACACAGGCGGCCATGGTGACGGTGAGCGTTGCCATGATGAAGGTCATGGAAGAACAGGGCTTTCGGCCGGATGTGGCGGCAGGCTTAAGTCTCGGAGAATATCCGGCGCTGGTGGCAGCGGGCGTCATGTCCGCAGACGATGCCATCCTCACGGTCAGGAAGCGCGGGATTCTCATGCAGGAGGCAGTTCCGGCGGGAATCGGCGGCATGAGCGCCGTCCTGGGGATGACAGCAGAACAGATCAATGAAGTTGTGGATCCCATTGAAAATGTCCAGGTGGCAAACTACAACTGCCCGGGACAGATTGTAATTTCCGGCAAAAAGGAAGCCGTGGAGGAGGCGTCTGAAAAGCTTAAGGAAGCAGGCGCAAGGCGCGTCCTGCCCTTAAACGTCAGCGGGCCGTTCCATTCCCACCTTCTCGAGGACGCCGGGAAAAAGCTTGGCGAATATCTGGAAAACGTGACGATCTCGGAGCCGGTGATCCCCTATGTGGCAAACGTGACCGCCCAGTATGTGACGAGCGCGGCCGACGTAAAGCCGCTCCTAAAAAAACAGGTATCGTCCTCCGTCAGATGGCAGCAGAGCGTGGAAACCATGCTGGCCGACGGAGTCGACCGGTTCATTGAGATCGGGCCCGGAAAGACCCTTTCCGGCTTTATAAAGAAGATTGATAAGGGCGCAGCCGTCCTTAATATAGAGAAACTGGAAGATCTGGAAAAACTGAAATAA
- the fabK gene encoding enoyl-[acyl-carrier-protein] reductase FabK: protein MKTRITEMLGIEYPVIQGGMAWVAEHHLAAAVSEAGGLGLIGAASAPGEVVREEIRKAKELTKKPFGVNIMLMSPHADDVAKVVVEEGVKVVTTGAGNPGKYMKMWKDAGIIVIPVVASVALAKLMERGGADAVVAEGTESGGHIGESTTMTLVPQVVDAVSIPVIAAGGIADGRGIAASFMLGAEAVQMGTRFVVAKESIVHENYKQRIIKAKDIDTVVTGRSHGHPVRGLRNQMTREYIKMENEGATFEQLELLTLGGLRKAVIEGDVNDGTVMAGQIAGMVKKEQTCKEIIEEIMAEAEQLLKR from the coding sequence ATGAAAACCAGAATCACAGAAATGTTAGGGATCGAATATCCGGTCATTCAGGGCGGCATGGCATGGGTGGCCGAGCACCATCTGGCAGCGGCCGTATCCGAGGCCGGCGGCCTTGGCTTAATCGGCGCAGCCAGCGCGCCGGGCGAGGTGGTAAGAGAAGAGATCCGTAAGGCAAAGGAACTGACAAAGAAGCCGTTCGGCGTCAACATCATGTTGATGAGCCCCCACGCAGACGATGTGGCAAAGGTTGTCGTGGAGGAAGGCGTCAAGGTCGTAACGACGGGAGCCGGAAACCCCGGCAAGTACATGAAAATGTGGAAGGATGCAGGCATCATCGTAATCCCGGTGGTAGCTTCCGTAGCCCTTGCAAAGCTCATGGAGCGCGGCGGCGCTGACGCTGTCGTGGCAGAGGGAACCGAGTCCGGCGGACACATCGGCGAGTCCACCACCATGACGCTTGTGCCGCAGGTAGTCGACGCCGTTTCCATCCCGGTCATCGCAGCCGGCGGAATCGCAGACGGAAGAGGCATCGCGGCTTCCTTCATGCTGGGCGCAGAGGCCGTCCAGATGGGCACCCGCTTCGTCGTGGCAAAGGAATCCATCGTACATGAAAACTACAAGCAGAGAATCATCAAGGCCAAAGACATCGATACCGTCGTCACGGGAAGAAGCCACGGCCATCCGGTGCGCGGCTTAAGGAACCAGATGACGAGAGAGTATATTAAGATGGAGAACGAGGGCGCAACCTTCGAGCAGCTTGAACTTCTGACCCTGGGCGGTTTGAGAAAGGCCGTCATCGAGGGAGATGTCAACGACGGAACCGTTATGGCCGGCCAGATTGCAGGCATGGTAAAGAAGGAACAGACCTGCAAGGAGATCATCGAAGAGATCATGGCAGAGGCAGAGCAGTTATTAAAGAGGTAA
- the acpP gene encoding acyl carrier protein, protein MLERMKELIADQLSVDAATITEASSFKDDLGADSLDLFELVMALEDEYSVEIPAEDLQQMATVGDVMKYLKDKGVED, encoded by the coding sequence ATGTTAGAGAGAATGAAAGAATTGATTGCAGACCAGTTAAGCGTAGACGCAGCTACCATCACAGAGGCTTCCTCTTTTAAGGATGACCTTGGAGCAGATTCCCTGGATCTTTTCGAGCTTGTTATGGCTCTTGAGGACGAGTATTCCGTAGAGATCCCGGCAGAAGACCTTCAGCAGATGGCTACGGTCGGCGACGTTATGAAGTACTTAAAGGACAAGGGCGTAGAGGACTAA
- a CDS encoding ketoacyl-ACP synthase III, which produces MTARIAGIGICVPENIITNDDLAKIVDTNDEWIRSRTGICERRISTEDGTSALAAKAAKKALEAAGVSPEEIDILILGTSSPDYNYPSGACEVQAAIGAVNAVAFDISAACAGFIFAMEIVQGFFQAGIYKTALIIGSETLSKVTDWSDRGTCVLFGDGAGAAVLKADEKGIIDMMMGSDGTKGPVLACQSRTLGNFLTGTKPEIGFMTMDGQEVFRFAVKKVPESVEILLKKTGIPKEEIKYYVLHQANERIIEAAAKRLKEPMDKFPMSISRYGNTSTASIPLLLNEMVEHGMLEPGDKIVMSGFGAGMTWGAVLLEW; this is translated from the coding sequence ATGACAGCCAGAATTGCAGGAATCGGTATTTGTGTACCGGAAAACATCATTACGAACGACGATTTGGCAAAAATTGTGGATACAAACGACGAATGGATCAGGAGCCGCACGGGAATCTGTGAGCGGCGGATCTCCACCGAAGACGGAACCTCGGCGTTGGCTGCAAAAGCTGCGAAAAAAGCCCTTGAGGCCGCCGGCGTAAGCCCGGAGGAGATCGACATCCTGATTTTAGGAACGTCGTCGCCGGATTACAATTATCCAAGCGGCGCCTGCGAGGTTCAGGCCGCCATCGGCGCTGTCAATGCAGTGGCGTTCGACATTTCCGCCGCCTGTGCCGGCTTTATTTTCGCCATGGAGATTGTACAGGGCTTTTTCCAGGCCGGCATCTATAAGACGGCGTTAATCATCGGTTCGGAAACCTTAAGCAAGGTGACGGACTGGAGCGACCGCGGCACCTGCGTGCTGTTCGGCGACGGAGCCGGAGCCGCCGTTTTAAAGGCGGATGAAAAAGGCATCATCGACATGATGATGGGCTCCGACGGGACGAAAGGCCCTGTCCTGGCCTGCCAGTCCAGGACGCTTGGGAATTTCCTCACCGGCACGAAGCCGGAGATCGGCTTCATGACCATGGACGGCCAGGAGGTTTTCCGGTTTGCCGTAAAGAAGGTGCCGGAAAGCGTCGAGATCCTTTTAAAGAAGACGGGGATCCCAAAAGAGGAGATCAAATATTACGTCCTTCACCAGGCCAACGAGAGAATTATCGAGGCGGCCGCCAAGAGGCTCAAAGAGCCCATGGACAAATTTCCGATGAGCATCAGCCGGTATGGAAATACTTCTACCGCTTCGATCCCATTACTCTTGAATGAAATGGTAGAACATGGTATGCTAGAACCGGGCGACAAGATTGTCATGTCAGGCTTCGGCGCAGGCATGACCTGGGGCGCCGTTCTTCTGGAGTGGTAG
- a CDS encoding amidohydrolase gives MDNSFTCAENCQAFPSGEIVPEIFTAHKKIDAHTHIGAFGSPFNIHFDTKRLLEQMETYHIEKTILCPSGCHENEDVAAAYRAHPDKIIPLMWINCAEGQPAYDALEHYLRDEGFAGAKLQSLFDGYTADAPCVDPAAELCEQYGKPLFIHSGHPPFSLPWQIGLLAERHPHLPIVMIHMGHAHGVYVDAAITMAKKYENIWLETSGTSMSCQIKNAYETVGHDRVMFGIDSPFHHPTVEIQKILACGVDEEGLERIFYKNAAAFMGL, from the coding sequence ATGGACAATTCTTTCACCTGTGCGGAAAACTGTCAGGCTTTCCCGTCCGGCGAAATCGTGCCGGAAATTTTCACGGCTCATAAAAAAATCGACGCCCACACCCATATCGGCGCCTTCGGAAGCCCGTTCAACATCCATTTTGACACAAAACGGCTTCTGGAACAGATGGAAACCTACCATATTGAAAAGACGATTCTCTGCCCGTCCGGCTGTCACGAAAACGAGGACGTGGCTGCCGCCTACCGCGCGCATCCCGATAAAATCATCCCGCTCATGTGGATTAACTGCGCTGAGGGACAGCCGGCCTACGACGCGCTGGAGCATTATCTCAGGGACGAGGGCTTTGCCGGCGCCAAGCTCCAGTCTTTGTTTGACGGCTACACGGCCGACGCGCCCTGTGTGGATCCGGCGGCCGAGCTCTGCGAGCAGTACGGAAAGCCCCTGTTCATCCACTCGGGGCACCCGCCGTTTTCGCTCCCGTGGCAGATTGGCCTTCTCGCCGAGCGCCATCCGCACCTTCCTATCGTCATGATCCACATGGGACATGCCCACGGCGTCTACGTGGACGCGGCCATCACCATGGCGAAAAAGTATGAGAATATCTGGTTAGAGACCTCCGGCACCTCCATGAGCTGCCAGATCAAAAATGCCTACGAGACTGTTGGGCATGACCGCGTCATGTTCGGCATTGACTCGCCGTTCCACCATCCGACTGTCGAAATCCAGAAAATTTTGGCCTGCGGCGTCGATGAAGAAGGGCTGGAGCGGATTTTCTATAAGAATGCGGCGGCCTTTATGGGGCTTTAA
- a CDS encoding ECF transporter S component, whose protein sequence is MKYSASELAYTGVMAALVFIGTYCFKIPSPFGYTHLGDCMIILTVCLFGTKRGVLAGSLGAGIADFLGGYAVWVLPTMVLKGLWALVMGVIMYRLLPKYKYGWLVGAVCGGILHVAGYTLVKIPLYGTAVAFGELFTLTAQSCAGIVLGGLLCGVFERALKSRRLSS, encoded by the coding sequence ATGAAATACTCTGCTTCTGAGCTGGCCTACACAGGGGTCATGGCCGCTCTCGTGTTCATCGGAACGTATTGCTTCAAAATCCCGTCGCCTTTCGGGTACACCCACCTGGGCGACTGCATGATTATCCTGACGGTCTGCCTCTTCGGCACAAAACGCGGCGTCCTTGCCGGAAGCCTCGGCGCCGGAATCGCGGATTTCCTCGGCGGATACGCCGTCTGGGTTCTGCCGACCATGGTATTAAAAGGCCTCTGGGCCCTCGTCATGGGCGTTATCATGTACCGGCTTCTTCCAAAATATAAATACGGCTGGCTTGTCGGGGCCGTATGCGGCGGCATTCTTCACGTGGCCGGGTACACGCTCGTGAAAATCCCGCTCTATGGAACGGCTGTGGCCTTCGGAGAACTGTTCACCCTGACGGCTCAGTCCTGCGCCGGAATCGTCCTCGGCGGACTGCTCTGCGGCGTGTTTGAGCGGGCCCTGAAAAGCAGGCGGCTTTCTTCTTAA